The genomic interval aaacagaatGTGTTGACCGAACGAATTCGAGACGATGGAACGGGCGCCCATGACGCAACACTTTCCGATGCTTTCAATGTAAAGCTTAGCAATTCCAAGGCTTAGATGAATCTCTGGAGGGTTGCATTTGTTGGGAATTAGCTGGCATTACCATATAGCCTAACATATGACCTCACTGCAAAGAAACGTATACCTTTTAACAGACACAAAGATGTAATATATGTCAGCCCATAGTTGTGAATAAACTTAATAAGCCAAGGCCTAATTAGTTTTCAGGATATTGCCTTCCAAGCACCATGGCTCATCAATCAATGCTGTTTTTATAACTATAAGTTAACGTAAGTCTGCAACAGTCGGCTCTTATTAAGCAAGCCAAtaagaaatgtatatatgagGTTTTGCTTGAATTCAAATAATCTGTTTTTGTTGCTATATAAAATTGTCAAGGaccaattgtactgtatttcaTTCTTATGATATCATGTTCATATGAAACtaaagtaacatattttaattttttttaaattattaattgaaTTGGTCAAAGAATAGATATGCAATAATACTTTAGGCCTTAATGAGATGACCTTACCGTACAAACAAGAAAACTTACCTTCGTCAAAAAATATTATGCATTGTACCTTGACATCTGATCGGCATTTTAGTGGCGAAAATCAATCGAGAATTATTTATCTCAATGCCAATACTATTGTAAAGTGGATATTAAAGGCGATCATGGACGCAAAATTGGATCGTATGCACTTCTGAGCAATTGAAAGGATCGTTAATTGTGCGTCTCCAAGACAACCACCCCCCCAACCATGAGCctctccgccccccccccccttccaacccTTCATGACAGTTCTCTCAAATCGCGAGATATACACTGTAAAACCCAACACGTCAAGACAACTTGAAAAAGTCGAGGTAACCCGCTGCCTTAACTTTTTTAAGTTCACTCTACTAACCCAGAAACTCCATAAGTAAGACTTGACGGTAGTGGTTACAACCAACTCActggttttactttgttacacttCATGTTCATCAGTTGTGGCAACAGATATCAGCAAAGTCcaacaaatttaatctttatCTGTTTTTGAGAAAAAGCTGGGCAAGTTATGGTAACTAAAACATTAGAGCTGATACAGCATAGCCTTTCCTCGTTAAACTGACAAGACCAATTCAAGTTTTTCCCACTTTCCATTATCTCCAGAGTTAACTTTGAATATTTAAGTTGACGCTACTTGGTGTCACGGGTCAGCCAACTTTTACACCTTGGAAGGGTGAtaccttttctctctctctaagGGAAAAGAAAACGTGTAACTCACCATTTAGATGGAAAAATGGCTCTAAACACACAACAGGAAACTGGTCTCGACAAGCGTCTGGCGTCTCGACATCAGGCAGAAACTCCTCCTAATAAAGCTCTAATCTACCTTCGCTATACTCTGACGCCCTTGCTCAGATATTATATATAACCCTTGAAAGTGATTTTGGCAACGAGGCAGCTTTCTAGCTGTTGCGAAAACTAACGCAGTCAGACCGTTGGGGAAAAGACACGTTACATGGCAAAGGTCTACGATGGACTGTACCCAACTTTTCTCTGGTGTGGCTCCATACGACAATGACACTATACCCGCACATACCTTGGTTCTTTCACTATCCTACCCCTTTTGTTACCAACGTCTTCGCGCTATACAAAGCAGGAAGCTAATTACTACCAGCCTGAAATTCAGACTACAAGACAATTACGTAACACGCCTAAAATTTCGTAACGCACCTATGCGTAGCGCTCATTCTTGCCCTACATATCtacaaacaaaagcaaactaCGGCGGACTTGTTGGACCGCAAAACACAACAACTCCCTAACCTACGGAGGATTCAAATTTCCCTCAAAAACTTGACAAAACTCCCCCCTTAAGAAAATGTTATACCTATAACTTTTCCTTGGGAAATTTACGCGATAGCCCTACTAAGAAAATCTGCGCCGATATTGTCTCGACCTTTAATGACCCTGATATGGTATCGATAGTGCTGTAATATCAATGCCCAACGCATTATGCGCCCATTTGCGACCTTAGATTTTTGAATGCATTTGAGGGGTTTATGATCGGTCTCGATAACAAAGTTTGTGCCATAAAGATATGGTTCGAATTTCTCAACTGCCCACACAATCGCATAACATTCCCTCTCAATTACAGAGTAATTCTTCTGAGCATTGGTGAACTTTTTGCTTGCGTATGCAACTGGAAACTTTACCTCCTCACTTTCTTGGAGCAATACAGCGGCCATACCAACATCACTGGCATCAGTTCTTAATATGAATTGTTTCTCCAAGTCGGGTAGATGAAGTATCGGAGAGTCGCATAGTTTATGTTTTAGAGACCGGAATGATCGCTCTTGTGCCTCCTCCCATCGTATCTTGTTGGGTTCACCCTTTTTCAATTTATCTGTTAGGGGTATTGCTACTTCCGCATAGTTTGGAATGAACGACCGATAATATCCGGCAAGACCGAGAAAGGACCTTAATTGGGATTTAGTTTGAGGTCGGGGTGCATCCTTAATTGCTTCTAGTTTTTCTGGTCTTGGGGAAATCTTTCCTTTACAGACTATATGCCCCAAAAACTCGACCTCGCCATATCCAACACAGCATTTTGATGGTTTTGCCGTCAAATTATGCTCCCTCAGGCGCTTCAAGATCTCTTCAAGTGCAGTTAAATGATCTTCGAAAGTGGCAGTGTGAaccaaaatatcatctatgtaATTGTCAACATTTGGGATTCCTTTCAGTAGTTTTCTCATGACACGACTGAACGTAGCTGCCGAGTTGATTAACCCAAACGGCATCGTGTTAAATTGGTATAAACCATGGTGTGTGATGAAAGCAGTCAACGGCTTTACTTCATCTTTGACTGGTATCTGCCAATACCCTTTTGATAAATCCAATTTGGTAAAGAAACAATCTTTTGCAAGTTTTGTGAAGATTTCTGAAATATCAGGGATTGGTTCAGCATCAAATATAGTTTTCGCATTCAATGCCCTATAATCGACACAGTACCTGTTTGTGCCGTCAGACTTCTTAACAATGACCAACGGACTCGCATATGGACTGTCACTGTGCTCTATTACACCAATTTCTAACATTTGGCCAAGTTCTGTTTGAATTTCATGCCTTAAGCCATGGGGTGCAGGATACGCCTTTTTTCTTACAGGTTCCTCGTCGATGAGTTTGATGTCATGCTCACCAAGGTTTGTTTTTCCTGGTAAGTCCGTGAATACATCAGGATAACTGAAAATCAACTGTTCAATTTTGTGAATTTGGCCTTCTGAAAGATTCGTATTAACATGGACATCAGTTACTTTCTCTTTCGGAGTTACAATTGGGAGACCTATCATGTCATTCTTGGAAGCAAGATTACACTCGTGATCTAGAGTTACCACATCCTCGTTAATTACTGGCGCTTCAGTCAACTCCAACAATTCTGACACATAAATTGGTGAATTTCCGACTACCTGGGAGGTTGACCTAAAGTACTTTTTCAACATGTTTATGTGGTAGGTCTTTTGCACATGTCCCATATCGATAGTGTAATCGACCTCATTCACGACCTTTGACACGACATAGGGACCTTTCCATTGCATTAATAGTTTATTTTGATCTGTTGGCAGTAAGAGCAACACTTCGTCACCCACAACAAGCTTTCTTGGTTTGGTTTTCCTATCATAGTAGGATTTGTACTTTGCCTGAGATTTTTGCAACTCTTTGCGAGCTAGTCTACACGTTTCACTCAGCCTTTGTTTGAGATCCATGACGTATTGATACGTGTTTCGGGTTTCAGTTTCTTCAGTTTCATTCGTCCACAGTTCTTTTAGGATTTGCATTGGGCCTCTTACAGTCCTACCATATAGAAGTTCGAATGGGGAGAATTTGGTCGAGCCCTGTGGTGTCTCTCTATAGGCAAATAGGAGCGGGTCAATGTACCGATCCCAATCTTTAGGGCGCTCATCACACATTTTGCGTAACATAGATTTCAAGGTGGCGTTGAATCTTTCGACCAAGCCATTGCACCTAGGATTGTACGGGGTTGTAGTTAACTGATCGATGGAGAGGAGTCTTCCTACTTCCTTCATTACGTTAGAAATGAATTGTGGACCTTGATCGGTAAGAATTTCATGCGGAAATCCGACCCTGGAGAATATATTTAGCAATTCCTCAGCTACCTTTTCGGATTCAATCGACTTCATAGGGGCAGCTTCGGGGTAGCGCGTCGCATAGTCAACTAGCACTAAGATGTAGCGATGGCCGCGTTCAGATGATGGGAATATGGGACCGACAATATCAGCTGCCACGCGCTGAAATGGCACATCAATAATTGGGGAAGAGCCTAGTGGTACCCTAGAGACTTTACCTTTTGGGGTCGTGCGCTGGCACAGGTCACATGATCTACAAAAACGCCGTACATCCGCCTGAAGCGCAggccaaaaaaaattggacaGAATCCGATCGACAGTCTTCTGTGTACCTAAATGGCCGCCAAGGAGCGATTCGTGAGCGATACTCATGACGCTTTGCCTCAATTTTGTGGGCACAACAACTTGCCGAATTGTAGCGTCGCCTGGTTTGCCTGGATTCGAAAATTCTCTGCAGAGAATACCATTTCGCATGACAAAAGTCGCAGAACTACCGCTTTTGTGCTTGACAATTTGACCTATTTTCTCACGGACCTTCGATAAGGAGGGGTCACTTTGCTGCTGCTTTTTGAGCTCATCCGCGTCCACAATGTCCGGCATAGGTTCTTTTACTTTAAGTGGTTTAAATGGCTTCTCTTTTGCTTGGCTACGCGTCTGCACCGCACCTACGATTTCTGGGGGGTCGCACTTCGAATTTTGTGGTTCCCATTTAGGATCTGGTTGCCATGGTAAACACGCACCAGGGATATTACCGATCAGTACATCACACGTGGGGTTATCCACACATGCTGCTGAGACCGTGCCAACATAGTAGGAAGAATCAATTGGGACAGATGCTACTGGAACATAGCGTACAGTTTGATCAGCAAGTACGCAAGGGACAAATTCACCTGTGAGCATATCTGGGGAGACCAATGCGCGCTTGACTACAACGCCATTACAACCAGTATCACGGAGTACTTGCACCTTCACATCGCCAATGAATCCCACAGCTACTGGCATGTTTGTTTCGACTAATTTAGAAACTGCATTTACAATAGGTATTGTGTAGCCACACTTAAGTTCCAAACGATCGTTTACTAACACGTCATCTGTTGGCCTATCCACTTTAGCAAACGAAATCATGGTGGGGGTTTCAGCTTCGCTGGGTTGTTCATCCCTCCCATCACCCTCTACTCCATCAATGTCCGGTTGGTCAACTTCATCAAGTTCACAACTCGTTCGAACAATGTCAACAAGCATCGCCATAGTTGGAACAAACGATTTGGGGGCCAGCCTACATCGTTTCCAAAAATGACCCGGTTTTCTGCAATAATAGCATACTGCCGTTTTCCTGGGCACAGACGATTGATTTCTTGGGGGTTGTTTAACTGCCTCTGTTTTAGGTCTGTAATCAACCACATTACTGAATGGATTTCTCATTCGACCCCATCCCTTATGGACATCCAAATATCCATCAGCTAGTTTAGAAGCATCGCTAAgattttttggttttctttctttaatgaaAATTGCCAGCTCTGTTGGGATAGCCTGATATAATTGATCCAACACCAAATGCTCTCTAAGAGTATCATATTCGTGTTTTACCTTGGAGGTATCAATCCATCTATCAAAGTATTTGCATAGTTTTGACACAAACTGGGTTGCCGTTTCATTCTTGTCTGGTTTTGAAGATCTGAATTTGATTTTGTAGCCATCAGGAGTTAGATTGTATCTACGCAACAACGCTAGCTTCAACCGATCGTAATCGTTAGCCTCGCTACTAGGAAGCGTACCGTAAGTAAACAGTGCCTTACCAGTCAAAAGCGACGAGAGATTTATCGCCCAGTCCTGCCTTTCCCATTTCTGCGCACCCGCGTACCTTTCAAAACGATCTAAATAGGCATCCAAGTCATCGCTTTCACTGAAGCATGGTAGCTTCGGTGGTTTGGCTTTTTGTGTCACCGTCCTATGAGCATCACCAGAGTTGCCACTTGTAGCATTTTCTTTCTTAAGTGATTCTAGGTCAATTTGCAATTGCAACAATTCTCTATCTTCTGATCTACGCTGCCTTTCTTCATCGCGACGAAGTTTACATTTGTCACTTTCATTCATCACGAATGTTTGCAAATCGGACCCCTCGAGTCCAAATGAAGATCCTATTTCTACAAGTTTTTGGATTTCCAGATCCCCAATTTTGGCCATGACTCCTAATGAAGGACATACACCAAATACACAAGTAATCACGATTAAACTCACGATATACAGAGAACTTGAAATAGAACCACTGGAGTTGCCAATGTCCCACGAACGAGAGACGCCGAGACGCTTGGTCCAGACCAGCCTCCTGAAAAGCAACGGAAACATGAACAATTAGTAATCTCAATACAGAATAAGATAATATGGACCCTTTCGTACACCTATTTGAACAAGTGAGAGAATTAAATTTCCCGGACAGGCCCCCATTTGTCACGGGTCAGCCAACTTTTACACCTTGGAAGGGTGAtaccttttctctctctctaagGGAAAAGAAAACGTGTAACTCACCATTTAGATGGAAAAATGGCTCTAAACACACAACAGGAAACTGGTCTCGACAAGCGTCTGGCGTCTCGACATCAGGCAGAAACTCCTCCTAATAAAGCTCTAATCTACCTTCGCTATACTCTGACGCCCTTGCTCAGATATTATATATAACCCTTGAAAGTGATTTTGGCAACGAGGCAGCTTTCTAGCTGTTGCGAAAACTAACGCAGTCAGACCGTTGGGGAAAAGACACGTTACATGGCAAAGGTCTACGATGGACTGTACCCAACTTTTCTCTGGTGTGGCTCCATACGACAATGACACTATACCCGCACATACCTTGGTTCTTTCACTATCCTACCCCTTTTGTTACCAACGTCTTCGCGCTATACAAAGCAGGAAGCTAATTACTACCAGCCTGAAATTCAGACTACAAGACAATTACGTAACACGCCTAAAATTTCGTAACGCACCTATGCGTAGCGCTCATTCTTGCCCTACATATCtacaaacaaaagcaaactaCGGCGGACTTGTTGGACCGCAAAACACAACAACTCCCTAACCTACGGAGGATTCAAATTTCCCTCAAAAACTTGACACTTGGCATATTCTAGGCAGCGGGTTACCTCAATTTAATTGAGTTATGACAACAGACAATTTTAGTAAAGAAAACTATATATTGCTATGTTAACAatacaactttattttcaacCTCTGAAGTCAGTAACAATGTACTTTAACAAGGAAATAGAAGAAATAATCAAACGCATAAAAAGTGCTTAATACTTTTATCGGTGGAAACAATGCCAAAATGTATCAATAGTGAGATACAGAAGAACATGGAGCATGGGTACATGCCTGCTGCAATCATTCATTTCCATGATTCATTTGAGATAGTAAATACCAATTTCAAGTGCATGTGTTCTTTGGTATGAAATACAGaagtaaaattaatatgttATGGCTGCTGGATATAACCAATGTTGTTAAAAGCCAAGAAGAAAGAAGTAACCATTCCTCTCAGCCATTTACAATATGATTGTTTTAGCTAAAGACTTTTAATTTTGTGGCAAATAGTTTTATAGGTGAATCATAATTACATCATCATGTAAATAGGCAACGATGCTCAAAACACCAATGTTTCATTAACTAAAGGAATGCACTTAAAGTTGTCATTAGCAAAGCTATAGTGATGCGAACAATTGTTCTTGCATCTGTTTTTATGACAAACACTAGTTATGATGGATAAGAGCATTGTTCAATTGTGAAAACCAAGCATAGAACAGGAACTTCATCTTTTCAATGATATGAAAAATTTCTTTTCAGGATATTTTGATCCCTTATATTAGAAATTACCATGAAACTAGTTCCCATGAAAGCTAAGGATATGTTTGGGGAATCACATACAACCTTTCATCCTAGAAAGGGGTATATGAAATCAAGCCAGGGTTCAGCAAATAGCCCCTGTTTGGTCCTTTGTACTCAAAACTTACATTTTAATCATAAGATAAAGCAACTCTGTAAAATTCTTTTAATAATCTGAGAGGAAGCACAACAGTCTTTGCTCATGAAAACCAGCATGCAAAGTAAAGTCataatgaaaaatgtttgtttttagatcTTTACAGCAAAACACTTTATTTTTACCCATTTGAAACACAAAATACTTTGAAAGAATTCCATTGTCAATCCTGTCTTTTGCCAGTTTTTGGATCCTTCAAACACTTATATTACtgtgatttgaatagtttcatcaCAACACAGATATATCTGATGCATTTTCCTttatcagtatatataatattaatactgaCTTCCTGTAAATGATTTCACAGTACATCCCTCATTGGGCTTTGTTTAGGATGAACATGTTTGTaagttcaaattttgcaaattatttctGAAACATATACTATTATACCAATCACATTGATGCAAGCAAGCTGTTAGAAATTCTCCATAACTAAGCAAGTACAAAGTGTTTATTTGACAAACAATGGCtctgaataaaaatgaaaatgtaaactaGAGTTTAAGCCTGATAGAattttttcagacatttttggACCCTTCCAACTCACTAGAGGTGTGGGCTATTATATCATTTCTCTGCCTGAAGAAAACATCGGCATATCATAAAATTAGCTTTGTTTCGCTCTTTGATTATTacaatgattattattagtGCCTATTCACCCAATCAACAATTCTTCATAAGTTGAAATGTAAAAgcagagaaacaatttcccaTGGCATCCTGTTCCATATTACAATTTGTTTCAACACATTTTCAAGATTTACCAAGAAACAAGATAATTACCAAACAAATGGAGTTTTGCAATATCTCTCTGGACACCACATGAACTATTTAAACACTTCAGATGCATGATAACTATgaatgtttataatggaatgtaATGCCACAGGCATGGTTTCAAATTGTTAAGAGGGTTATTTAAGTAGCCTGACggtttattttttgttgataaattaCACTAAAACAGCAATATATTAACTTCTTTAACTAAAGAATATTATTGTTTAAGCTGTCAATTAGCAAAAATATTCAGCAGTCCCTTTTTCTTGAATCTATATCCAGGACACAATTTGTACTTACGATGGATCAAATAAACCAATGGTGTTGttaacatatacagtagaatgcaaaaatgaaacaaaccaaaattaaagtaaatttcctccaaggtggtaataaaaacagtgtaagaattttgaccaaaggtgaccatatttgaatttctggTGTATTTGGGGCAAATACAGCATACAGTACCTTTATGCTaccaaaggtaaccatatttgaatttctggCATATATGGGgcaaatacagcatacctttatgCTAGTTTTGCATGTAATATTGTACACACAATGCAAAATGTAACTGTTAAATTGTCACAAGGTAATTTATAATAACAAGTATGTACTcttatttactgtattttaaGTATTGCTAAAACAAGCATATAGATGAATGAGCTCTTGTATTATCTGATCATACCATACACTACAGAATGAGTTATATAGCCTACCCCTGTCTCAAAGTGAAACAAGTTCTGAAACTTTTGTGTGGTTGACAATATTTCCACCATTCTGTCAAGGTGTTGGTCTTGTGAAGAAAAGAAACTGCTGTCCAGAGCAAGGTTGCTTAACCTCGAAAACTCAGCCTTCaactgaaagaataaaatgagaaatgtagaaaacaatatttagttAAGTTTGCCCCATGAAGAGAAGATGGCTCCCTTTTGCCAGGTAGCAATATTATAGAAAGCAATTTCCAAGGTGAGAGTATAAATGCAACTTGTAAGTGCATTTGTCGATGGTAGTCAACTGCCAATCGGAATCCTGGGTAAgaccatatataatatacagttaTAATCTAATTTTACAGGTATTTAGTGCAGATATTAGTGACAAACAAAATAGTAATGGTGACTGACATCCATGGGTTAAAAAATACTAATTACTAATGctaaaaaatgcttaaaatgcTAATTACTGATCAGATCACCCTGCTGCACCATATTAGACCACATACTTTGtatctctttttttctgtattttaccaaaattttatacataagaaataaaacatctcTAACACTAATCACCCACTGTGATTACTTTTACTACTCATTATACACTGCAGCTACTATatcatgaaaaatacaaaacaaaatgttcaattttagTGAAGGAGACAGCACCCCCAATAAGTTAATGAACAATTAAGGAACTTACTTCACTGGGAAGAAATAAGGCGGGCATCTTTCTACCATTTCGTTGACGGCTGGCGCATTTAAGACCAGGTCCTGTCTACGGTATGCATAGGTCcttatcatcatttttaaaatcttgTCCATGTCCCTGTTTCTCTTTTGAACTTCTGTGCAAAAGTTTTCTCAATAAGACTCCATACTTGTTGCATCTTCTCCAATTGGAATGTCTGGTAAGTAATTTATTTCTGCTCTCTTtggttttttgtgttttgatgAAGACATTCCAGGGTAGGAGCGCTTCCTTGAGTTAACGTTTAGTTCCATGCAGTCCAactttctcatttttgctctaagaTTACCCATCTTAAATTTGATGCTGTTAAGCATTTCATCATAGCCAGAGGAACTTCCCTTTTCAGCCAAACAAGGATAGGTCCTCATGATTGCTTTTGCTACTTCAGTGTATTCCATGTGTGTTGGATAAGCTTTGTACTCCCAAATGCGGTTAGCAATCGCATCAAGGAACTGACTTTTGTGATCTTTGCTTAAGTCAAGGTGCTTCTTTCCTTCTGACAGATACTTTCTATTACCATCTTCAAAAACCAGTTCAAGCTCT from Apostichopus japonicus isolate 1M-3 chromosome 19, ASM3797524v1, whole genome shotgun sequence carries:
- the LOC139959730 gene encoding uncharacterized protein, which codes for MAKIGDLEIQKLVEIGSSFGLEGSDLQTFVMNESDKCKLRRDEERQRRSEDRELLQLQIDLESLKKENATSGNSGDAHRTVTQKAKPPKLPCFSESDDLDAYLDRFERYAGAQKWERQDWAINLSSLLTGKALFTYGTLPSSEANDYDRLKLALLRRYNLTPDGYKIKFRSSKPDKNETATQFVSKLCKYFDRWIDTSKVKHEYDTLREHLVLDQLYQAIPTELAIFIKERKPKNLSDASKLADGYLDVHKGWGRMRNPFSNVVDYRPKTEAVKQPPRNQSSVPRKTAVCYYCRKPGHFWKRCRLAPKSFVPTMAMLVDIVRTSCELDEVDQPDIDGVEGDGRDEQPSEAETPTMISFAKVDRPTDDVLVNDRLELKCGYTIPIVNAVSKLVETNMPVAVGFIGDVKVQVLRDTGCNGVVVKRALVSPDMLTGEFVPCVLADQTVRYVPVASVPIDSSYYVGTVSAACVDNPTCDVLIGNIPGACLPWQPDPKWEPQNSKCDPPEIVGAVQTRSQAKEKPFKPLKVKEPMPDIVDADELKKQQQSDPSLSKVREKIGQIVKHKSGSSATFVMRNGILCREFSNPGKPGDATIRQVVVPTKLRQSVMSIAHESLLGGHLGTQKTVDRILSNFFWPALQADVRRFCRSCDLCQRTTPKGKVSRVPLGSSPIIDVPFQRVAADIVGPIFPSSERGHRYILVLVDYATRYPEAAPMKSIESEKVAEELLNIFSRVGFPHEILTDQGPQFISNVMKEVGRLLSIDQLTTTPYNPRCNGLVERFNATLKSMLRKMCDERPKDWDRYIDPLLFAYRETPQGSTKFSPFELLYGRTVRGPMQILKELWTNETEETETRNTYQYVMDLKQRLSETCRLARKELQKSQAKYKSYYDRKTKPRKLVVGDEVLLLLPTDQNKLLMQWKGPYVVSKVVNEVDYTIDMGHVQKTYHINMLKKYFRSTSQVVGNSPIYVSELLELTEAPVINEDVVTLDHECNLASKNDMIGLPIVTPKEKVTDVHVNTNLSEGQIHKIEQLIFSYPDVFTDLPGKTNLGEHDIKLIDEEPVRKKAYPAPHGLRHEIQTELGQMLEIGVIEHSDSPYASPLVIVKKSDGTNRYCVDYRALNAKTIFDAEPIPDISEIFTKLAKDCFFTKLDLSKGYWQIPVKDEVKPLTAFITHHGLYQFNTMPFGLINSAATFSRVMRKLLKGIPNVDNYIDDILVHTATFEDHLTALEEILKRLREHNLTAKPSKCCVGYGEVEFLGHIVCKGKISPRPEKLEAIKDAPRPQTKSQLRSFLGLAGYYRSFIPNYAEVAIPLTDKLKKGEPNKIRWEEAQERSFRSLKHKLCDSPILHLPDLEKQFILRTDASDVGMAAVLLQESEEVKFPVAYASKKFTNAQKNYSVIERECYAIVWAVEKFEPYLYGTNFVIETDHKPLKCIQKSKVANGRIMRWALILQHYRYHIRVIKGRDNIGADFLSRAIA